One genomic window of Maribacter aquivivus includes the following:
- a CDS encoding S10 family peptidase, with product MRNLLLLAASLLFLQFSQAQEPKKETKTKPIPEAKSFITKHKGVFGGTAIDYTTTAKETFLTNKDGDSIATFWSVAYTKTNMGDVTKRPVTFVFNGGPGSASMWLHMGFFGPKIVKVDSDAKSDDGAAPYNFVNNDHGLLDVTDLVFIDPVGTGYSRLVGKGEGKDFYGLKEDVNSFAQFIRKWVTENERWFSPKYLAGESYGTTRAAALGKALEGSGQNMALNGMILISQALDYAGSTSVKNNITSFITYLPSMAATAWYHKKAGQGKSLESFTQECRDFTYNTYIPSLYKGNSLNEAEKNTIAEKLSYFTGLDKTYILQSNLRILMGRFQKKLLEDKGFAIGRLDGRFMGDEEDKVSENPHLGDAASYQISAAYTASLNHYFASELKVKMDRPYITSGGGSNWRWRTVPDGKYWEPMPVNTAPDLGETMRRNTAMKVMVASGYYDLITPFFDAEYTFDRNGIVKERVEMKYYEAGHMMYTHEPDFIKLSKDIREFITAD from the coding sequence ATGAGAAATCTACTATTACTAGCGGCCAGTCTATTGTTTCTTCAATTTTCGCAAGCTCAAGAACCAAAAAAGGAAACTAAAACGAAACCCATACCAGAAGCAAAATCATTTATAACCAAGCACAAAGGGGTTTTTGGAGGTACAGCTATAGACTACACCACAACAGCTAAAGAAACTTTTTTAACCAATAAGGACGGAGATTCTATTGCTACATTTTGGTCGGTAGCGTATACTAAAACCAATATGGGTGATGTTACCAAAAGACCGGTAACTTTCGTTTTTAATGGCGGACCAGGATCTGCTTCGATGTGGTTGCATATGGGTTTTTTTGGGCCTAAAATTGTAAAAGTAGATTCTGATGCCAAATCTGATGATGGCGCAGCACCTTATAATTTCGTAAATAACGATCATGGTTTACTTGATGTTACCGATCTAGTTTTTATTGATCCCGTAGGTACTGGTTACAGCAGGTTGGTAGGAAAAGGAGAAGGAAAAGATTTCTACGGATTAAAAGAAGATGTAAATTCTTTTGCTCAATTTATTAGAAAATGGGTAACAGAAAACGAGCGTTGGTTTTCCCCTAAATATTTAGCTGGTGAAAGTTATGGTACCACACGTGCCGCAGCTTTAGGAAAAGCTTTAGAAGGTTCTGGGCAAAACATGGCTTTGAACGGAATGATTCTGATTTCGCAAGCATTAGATTATGCCGGTTCTACTTCTGTAAAGAACAATATTACTTCGTTCATTACTTATTTACCCAGCATGGCTGCTACTGCTTGGTATCATAAAAAAGCAGGTCAGGGTAAGTCTTTAGAAAGCTTTACACAAGAATGTAGAGATTTTACATACAACACCTATATACCTTCTTTGTATAAAGGCAATTCTTTAAATGAAGCTGAAAAGAACACGATAGCAGAAAAACTTTCTTATTTCACAGGATTGGATAAAACGTACATTCTACAATCTAACTTAAGAATATTAATGGGTCGTTTTCAGAAAAAACTATTAGAAGATAAAGGGTTTGCTATCGGTAGATTAGACGGTCGTTTTATGGGAGATGAAGAAGATAAAGTTTCTGAGAATCCCCATTTGGGCGATGCCGCAAGTTATCAAATAAGTGCTGCCTACACTGCTAGCTTAAATCATTACTTTGCCTCAGAATTAAAGGTTAAAATGGATAGACCATATATAACTTCTGGTGGTGGATCTAATTGGAGATGGAGAACAGTACCAGATGGAAAATATTGGGAGCCTATGCCAGTAAATACTGCACCAGATTTAGGTGAAACCATGCGTAGAAATACTGCCATGAAAGTAATGGTAGCAAGTGGGTACTATGATTTAATTACTCCGTTTTTTGATGCTGAATATACTTTTGATAGAAACGGAATAGTAAAAGAGCGTGTTGAAATGAAGTATTATGAAGCGGGACATATGATGTATACACATGAACCAGATTTTATTAAATTAAGTAAAGATATACGCGAATTTATTACTGCAGATTAA